The following coding sequences are from one Pseudonocardia sp. HH130630-07 window:
- a CDS encoding glycosyltransferase, translated as MHIAFFSDQHPATLGGLQVSMGLQREYLERAGHTVTVCAPTARRTPSARYRRDDDVLLPAAPAGEYSFAVAGAAADRAADRGFAGRPPVDVVHVQADFWGAWTGYRFARRHGLPVVHTMHTNVEVGLPAVMPLPRAVLRIMYAAHRHHLRCGPVRDVAGYVRAFDSAAAAVVVPSSHFADRLAGYGVPRRPHVVPTGVDDDRVAVLLAEPRAPRPRPLLVWPGRVSREKRLDEFLDAFARSGADADLHVYGGGTDLGRCRALAGRLGIADRVWFAGTVSHDTVLGAMRHADLVVQSSLDYETQGLTVYESVALGTPVLLRDPAIARDVPRAWCHVAAGTGVDALAAGITDALASGPPGADPPTEFAQSRLTARLVALYREHTDDTGAPRAA; from the coding sequence GTGCACATCGCGTTCTTCTCCGACCAGCACCCGGCCACCCTCGGCGGGCTGCAGGTGTCGATGGGCCTGCAACGGGAGTACCTGGAGCGGGCCGGGCACACCGTGACCGTCTGCGCGCCCACCGCGCGGCGGACGCCGTCGGCCCGCTACCGGCGCGACGACGACGTCCTGCTGCCCGCGGCCCCGGCCGGCGAGTACTCGTTCGCGGTGGCCGGAGCCGCCGCCGACCGGGCCGCCGACCGCGGCTTCGCCGGGCGGCCCCCGGTGGACGTCGTGCACGTCCAGGCCGACTTCTGGGGGGCGTGGACCGGCTACCGGTTCGCCCGGCGGCACGGGCTGCCGGTGGTGCACACCATGCACACCAACGTCGAGGTCGGGCTGCCGGCCGTCATGCCGCTCCCGCGCGCGGTGCTGCGGATCATGTACGCCGCGCACCGGCACCACCTGCGCTGCGGGCCGGTGCGCGACGTCGCCGGCTACGTCCGGGCGTTCGACTCCGCCGCCGCGGCGGTCGTCGTCCCGAGCAGCCACTTCGCCGACCGGCTCGCCGGCTACGGGGTGCCGCGGCGCCCGCACGTCGTCCCGACCGGCGTCGACGACGACCGGGTCGCCGTGCTGCTCGCCGAGCCGCGGGCACCGCGCCCCCGTCCGCTGCTGGTGTGGCCGGGCCGGGTCAGCCGGGAGAAGCGGCTCGACGAGTTCCTCGACGCGTTCGCCCGCTCGGGGGCCGACGCCGACCTGCACGTCTACGGTGGCGGGACCGATCTCGGGCGCTGCCGCGCACTGGCCGGCCGGCTCGGGATCGCCGACCGGGTGTGGTTCGCCGGGACCGTCTCGCACGACACCGTCCTCGGCGCGATGCGGCACGCCGACCTGGTGGTGCAGAGCTCGCTGGACTACGAGACCCAGGGCCTGACGGTGTACGAGTCGGTCGCCCTCGGCACGCCGGTGCTGCTGCGCGACCCGGCGATCGCCAGGGACGTGCCGCGGGCCTGGTGCCACGTCGCGGCCGGCACCGGCGTGGACGCGCTGGCCGCCGGGATCACCGACGCCCTCGCGAGCGGCCCGCCCGGCGCGGACCCGCCCACCGAGTTCGCCCAGAGCCGGCTCACCGCGCGGCTCGTCGCGCTCTACCGCGAGCACACCGACGACACCGGAGCCCCCCGTGCAGCGTGA